A single window of Nocardia sp. NBC_01327 DNA harbors:
- a CDS encoding MMPL family transporter, which yields MGRWIYRARYTVITGFIVLMGVSGLYGLGYQDRLTAQGFFDDTSESVAGTKLADTTFGRDFDGDVIALYTAPAGKHITDPDIEAAGRDLTRKLLTDYRTQIKDVSGYWNGSLGKTRFIDDSKTRAFVSIGLQGTGDQDSVDFYHQIKDKLAIPGLDVRIAGRVPVADAVGLTMQADIERMHLIALPLVAVVLFFVFGGVIAAALPLIIGGLTIAGAWGVMKVLTGFMPVHQFADAVISLIGLGLAIDYGLFMVSRFREEIADGRSTEEAVRITVSTAGRTITFSATIIVVCVAGVLIFSMTFLRSVALGALTAVILAALLSITVLPALLGVLGKRVDAFGLKRFSRTRTTEQIDASFWSRLATWAMKRPALLAYPIMLVLLGLILPFLHAQYAGLTEKYLPPGNETRSAQQSFDAVFPTERVSPIKLVIEGADRPTLSAIVAAADQAPGRTADFAQPFANGVAPPGVNVKVYTSGLVDPKNADEVITRLRAIAPPAGVTMYVTGLPVLERDSIHGVIHRLPWLLAILVLASFIMMFLAFGSFVLPLKAVLVSALSLTATLGFLSFVFYDGHGAKLLNFTPQPLSFPVLVVIIAIIFGLSTDYEIFLMSRMAEARARGASTPESIRYGTAHTGGIITAAALVLIVVTGAFGLSELVLMKYIAYGMIVALVLDATIIRMLLVPSIMTMLGDRCWWAPRWAKRVHARIGLAEFDTHTAPARPATEEITV from the coding sequence ATGGGGCGGTGGATATACCGCGCCCGCTACACCGTAATCACCGGATTCATTGTGCTGATGGGGGTTTCGGGCCTGTACGGGCTCGGATATCAGGACAGGCTGACCGCGCAGGGCTTCTTCGACGACACCAGCGAATCGGTGGCGGGCACAAAACTGGCCGACACCACCTTCGGCCGCGACTTCGACGGCGATGTGATCGCGCTGTACACCGCACCCGCCGGCAAGCACATCACCGATCCGGATATCGAGGCGGCCGGGCGGGACCTGACCCGGAAGCTGTTGACCGACTACCGGACTCAGATCAAGGATGTCAGCGGCTACTGGAACGGCAGCCTCGGCAAGACCCGCTTCATCGACGACTCCAAGACCCGCGCCTTCGTGAGCATCGGACTGCAGGGCACCGGCGATCAGGACAGTGTCGACTTCTACCACCAGATCAAGGACAAGCTGGCGATTCCCGGTCTGGACGTGCGCATTGCCGGCCGGGTGCCGGTCGCCGATGCGGTCGGGCTGACCATGCAGGCCGATATCGAGCGCATGCATCTCATCGCGCTGCCACTCGTGGCCGTGGTGCTGTTCTTCGTCTTCGGCGGCGTCATCGCCGCCGCGCTGCCGCTCATCATCGGCGGGCTCACCATTGCCGGGGCCTGGGGTGTGATGAAGGTGCTGACCGGGTTCATGCCCGTGCACCAGTTCGCCGATGCGGTCATCTCCCTGATCGGGCTCGGGCTGGCCATCGACTACGGCCTGTTCATGGTCAGCCGGTTCCGGGAGGAGATCGCCGACGGTCGCTCCACGGAAGAGGCGGTACGCATTACGGTGTCGACCGCCGGACGCACCATCACCTTCTCGGCCACCATTATCGTGGTGTGCGTGGCGGGGGTGCTCATCTTCTCCATGACCTTTCTGCGTTCGGTGGCCCTGGGCGCTCTGACCGCCGTGATTCTCGCTGCGCTGCTGTCCATTACGGTGCTGCCCGCCCTGCTCGGCGTGCTCGGCAAGCGGGTGGACGCCTTCGGGCTGAAGCGGTTCTCGCGCACCAGGACGACCGAGCAGATCGACGCCTCCTTCTGGTCGCGACTGGCGACCTGGGCCATGAAACGGCCTGCGCTGCTGGCGTATCCGATCATGCTGGTACTTCTGGGACTGATTCTGCCGTTCCTGCACGCGCAATACGCGGGGCTGACCGAGAAGTATCTGCCGCCGGGCAATGAAACCCGTTCCGCGCAGCAGAGTTTCGACGCGGTGTTCCCCACGGAGCGGGTCTCGCCGATCAAGCTCGTGATCGAGGGCGCGGATCGACCCACACTGAGCGCCATTGTGGCCGCCGCCGATCAGGCGCCCGGGCGCACCGCCGATTTCGCGCAGCCGTTCGCCAACGGGGTGGCCCCGCCGGGCGTGAACGTCAAGGTGTACACCTCCGGCCTCGTCGATCCGAAGAACGCCGACGAGGTGATCACCCGGCTGCGGGCCATCGCACCACCGGCGGGCGTGACCATGTACGTCACGGGACTGCCTGTCCTGGAACGTGATTCGATCCACGGCGTCATTCATCGGCTGCCATGGCTGCTGGCAATCCTGGTGCTGGCCTCGTTCATCATGATGTTCCTGGCATTCGGATCGTTCGTCCTGCCGCTCAAGGCGGTGCTGGTGAGCGCGCTCAGCCTGACCGCCACCCTCGGGTTCCTGTCCTTCGTCTTCTACGACGGGCACGGGGCGAAACTGCTGAACTTCACGCCGCAGCCGCTCAGCTTCCCGGTGCTGGTGGTCATCATCGCGATCATCTTCGGCCTCTCCACCGATTACGAGATCTTCCTGATGTCGCGCATGGCCGAGGCGCGGGCCCGCGGCGCGTCCACACCGGAATCGATTCGCTACGGCACCGCGCACACCGGCGGCATCATTACCGCGGCCGCCCTGGTGCTGATCGTGGTGACCGGCGCCTTCGGGCTCTCGGAGCTGGTGCTCATGAAGTACATCGCCTACGGCATGATCGTCGCGCTCGTCCTGGACGCCACCATTATTCGCATGCTGCTGGTGCCGTCGATCATGACAATGCTCGGCGACCGCTGCTGGTGGGCGCCGCGGTGGGCCAAGCGCGTGCACGCGCGAATCGGGCTCGCCGAATTCGATACTCACACAGCGCCGGCGCGCCCGGCGACCGAGGAGATCACGGTATGA
- a CDS encoding nuclear transport factor 2 family protein: MSTPTSTEIVQHAWQEFASGDPGRITAVFTSDAEWLAPPRNATARALDGSHHLIGRDRIVHFLTVEFPSIFVADRKIDFTAFTAAGATVVVEERMRATLMNGNHYDNDYCFIFELRNGLIHRVREYMDTRRGEEQFAATQPSSTP, from the coding sequence GTGAGCACCCCGACCAGCACGGAAATTGTCCAGCACGCCTGGCAGGAATTCGCCTCCGGCGACCCCGGCCGCATCACCGCCGTCTTCACCTCCGACGCCGAATGGCTTGCGCCACCGCGGAATGCGACGGCTCGCGCCCTCGACGGCAGCCATCACCTCATCGGCCGGGACCGCATAGTGCACTTCCTGACAGTCGAGTTCCCCAGCATCTTCGTCGCCGACCGCAAGATCGACTTCACCGCCTTCACCGCCGCGGGCGCCACGGTCGTCGTCGAAGAACGTATGCGGGCAACACTCATGAACGGCAACCACTACGACAACGACTACTGCTTCATCTTCGAACTGCGCAACGGCCTGATCCACCGAGTCCGGGAGTACATGGACACCCGTCGCGGCGAGGAACAGTTCGCCGCGACACAGCCGAGTTCTACACCTTGA
- a CDS encoding phage holin family protein: MATDHSGYSTALEPQPSPIEQIVRILLAELSAWLGPRLYRAGKFLAAEVARGVIALTALGFALIAAAYGTVYFFRFLTELFAQWMPNWAALLTTSALMLIPAGIAAIFGIWQVYRMRTVRATASAAAAASHAARSFARRNRHGASEF, encoded by the coding sequence ATGGCTACCGATCACTCCGGCTACAGCACGGCGCTCGAACCGCAACCGAGCCCGATCGAGCAGATTGTCCGAATTTTACTGGCGGAGCTGTCCGCATGGCTCGGACCCAGGCTCTACCGGGCCGGGAAATTTCTCGCCGCCGAAGTCGCGCGCGGCGTAATCGCGCTCACCGCACTGGGTTTCGCGCTCATCGCGGCGGCCTACGGGACCGTCTACTTCTTCCGCTTCCTGACCGAGCTGTTCGCACAGTGGATGCCGAACTGGGCAGCCCTGCTGACCACCTCGGCGCTCATGCTGATTCCCGCGGGCATCGCCGCGATCTTCGGAATCTGGCAGGTCTACCGCATGCGCACCGTCCGCGCGACCGCCTCGGCGGCCGCCGCCGCGAGCCATGCCGCCCGGTCCTTCGCGCGCCGAAATCGCCACGGCGCCAGCGAGTTCTGA
- a CDS encoding SRPBCC family protein, producing the protein MVTVIIVVAVIVVLGAIAGGITALLLRLWTKDVLADKGFEVRPITSAEVGEFLDRATFTVTAGREFPFPPHKVWDALQLNGTFSWIPLINGIRYRDDYRREGALRSFDGLLFAVQERVIIMAPNQQLTVSGTTISIPFLIKAFAEDYRLTETADGTRLTWTIAFQPRIGSFLPLRWAAPFIRPFARFGLKGLASRI; encoded by the coding sequence ATGGTCACAGTCATCATCGTCGTGGCGGTCATCGTCGTCCTGGGCGCGATCGCGGGCGGCATCACCGCGCTGCTCCTGCGCCTGTGGACGAAGGATGTGCTGGCGGACAAAGGATTCGAGGTGCGGCCGATCACCTCGGCGGAGGTCGGCGAATTCCTCGACCGCGCAACCTTCACCGTCACCGCCGGTCGCGAGTTCCCGTTCCCGCCGCACAAAGTGTGGGATGCCTTGCAGCTCAACGGCACCTTCTCCTGGATTCCGCTGATCAATGGCATTCGCTATCGCGATGATTACCGCCGCGAGGGCGCGCTGCGCAGCTTCGACGGACTGCTGTTCGCCGTGCAGGAGCGGGTGATCATCATGGCGCCGAACCAGCAGCTCACCGTCTCCGGCACCACGATCTCGATTCCGTTCCTGATCAAGGCGTTCGCCGAGGACTACCGGCTCACCGAGACCGCGGACGGCACCCGGCTCACCTGGACCATCGCATTCCAGCCCCGCATCGGGTCGTTCCTGCCGCTGCGCTGGGCCGCACCCTTCATCCGGCCCTTCGCCCGCTTCGGCCTCAAGGGTCTGGCCTCTCGCATCTGA
- a CDS encoding helix-turn-helix domain-containing protein has translation MEPFQGVATTGIYCLPPCPGRPLPENVVSFASAAGAEAAGFRACHRCRPYRGDRRPSTSSEIVCRAVDLIASGVLDTGNEADLAARLAVSERHLRRMFREQVGATPDQLARSRRAHFARRLLDDTDLSVTDIAFAAGFGSLRQFNRVMVETFRATPQQLRARRRRADRLVADGGLVLRVPLPEPVRLDQRLGELARTAVRGVEHGTAEHYRRTVSMDGDPGVIDISADASGQALLVAHLPRIEGLLHLVGRVQRLLGGQVWDSHEAGVRNMVMDRVGAAAAPGVLADIVERHGAPIEGLGRFGLTHLFPTPAALAGLVSI, from the coding sequence ATGGAACCGTTCCAGGGTGTGGCCACGACCGGCATCTACTGCCTGCCGCCGTGCCCTGGTCGTCCGCTGCCGGAGAACGTGGTGTCCTTCGCCTCTGCGGCAGGGGCCGAGGCCGCCGGCTTCCGGGCCTGCCATCGGTGCCGCCCGTATCGCGGCGACCGCAGACCGTCGACCTCTTCCGAAATAGTCTGCCGCGCTGTGGATCTCATTGCCTCCGGAGTACTGGACACCGGCAACGAGGCCGATCTCGCAGCCCGGCTGGCGGTTTCGGAGCGGCACCTGCGCCGCATGTTCCGCGAACAGGTCGGCGCCACACCCGATCAGCTGGCCAGATCCCGCCGCGCGCATTTCGCCCGGCGGCTGCTGGACGACACCGATCTCTCGGTCACCGATATCGCCTTCGCCGCCGGCTTCGGCAGCCTGCGCCAGTTCAATCGGGTGATGGTCGAGACCTTCCGGGCCACGCCACAGCAATTGCGGGCCCGGCGGCGCCGGGCCGATCGCCTCGTGGCGGACGGAGGTCTTGTGCTGCGGGTGCCGCTGCCGGAACCGGTGCGGCTGGATCAGCGCCTGGGCGAGCTGGCCCGGACCGCAGTGCGCGGCGTCGAGCACGGCACCGCGGAGCACTATCGGCGCACGGTGTCGATGGACGGTGATCCCGGCGTCATCGATATCAGCGCGGACGCCTCCGGGCAGGCGCTGCTCGTCGCGCACCTGCCGCGGATCGAAGGTCTGCTGCATCTGGTGGGCCGGGTGCAACGGCTGCTCGGTGGCCAGGTCTGGGATTCGCACGAGGCCGGTGTCCGAAATATGGTGATGGACAGGGTCGGCGCGGCGGCCGCGCCCGGTGTGCTCGCCGACATCGTCGAACGGCACGGCGCCCCGATCGAGGGATTGGGCCGATTCGGTCTGACCCATCTGTTCCCCACACCCGCCGCTCTCGCCGGTCTCGTGAGTATCTGA
- a CDS encoding lysylphosphatidylglycerol synthase transmembrane domain-containing protein: MAPAIPASARKALPTVVFSVVVAAAAIWQHATVAAGMRALLGADPRWLALAALATLGLWPTSVWMLRGSIPAQPSARRLFALQLAVPAIGLVPAASLLIRLRFLRREGLSHSAAVASMTLLGFAALVVRIPLVIIALLATPSLVRRTGSQSPWHDLGARTSAWWHHATESPWRTGAVIAAILVVVGALTAFAVVTVRRRVAARGGWRELAHRVRSGRSDAEFAWKSVAATALRPGRAAPLWVAALVQPLLMVVALWAVLHAVGADLSLADTFVVQLVTVALGPLLPSPSGVAAKEITLAAGLTAIAGLTGGVAVAVALGFRLLTFWFQIPLGLASFAYLNHRRAI, encoded by the coding sequence ATGGCCCCGGCCATTCCCGCATCAGCGAGAAAGGCGCTCCCCACAGTCGTGTTCTCGGTCGTGGTGGCCGCCGCCGCGATCTGGCAGCACGCGACGGTCGCGGCGGGCATGCGGGCCCTGCTGGGCGCCGACCCGCGCTGGCTGGCGCTGGCGGCCCTGGCCACCCTCGGCCTCTGGCCCACCTCGGTGTGGATGCTGCGCGGGTCCATTCCGGCCCAGCCCTCCGCCCGGCGGCTCTTCGCACTCCAACTCGCCGTGCCCGCCATCGGACTGGTGCCGGCCGCCTCCCTGCTCATCCGGCTCCGATTTCTGCGCCGGGAGGGTCTGAGCCACAGTGCCGCGGTCGCCTCGATGACGCTGCTCGGCTTCGCCGCGCTGGTGGTACGGATTCCGCTGGTGATCATCGCCCTGCTGGCCACACCCAGTCTGGTGCGGCGGACCGGGTCCCAGTCGCCCTGGCACGATCTGGGCGCACGGACCTCGGCGTGGTGGCATCACGCAACCGAAAGTCCCTGGCGCACAGGGGCTGTGATCGCGGCGATACTCGTCGTCGTGGGGGCGCTGACGGCATTCGCGGTGGTGACAGTCCGTCGCCGGGTGGCAGCCCGCGGTGGCTGGCGGGAGCTCGCGCACCGGGTCCGTTCCGGACGTTCGGATGCGGAATTCGCATGGAAATCGGTGGCCGCCACCGCACTCCGGCCGGGCCGCGCGGCACCGCTGTGGGTTGCCGCGCTGGTGCAGCCGTTGCTCATGGTGGTGGCGCTGTGGGCGGTACTGCATGCCGTCGGCGCCGATCTGAGCCTGGCCGACACCTTCGTGGTTCAGCTGGTCACCGTGGCGCTGGGCCCGCTGCTGCCGTCGCCCAGCGGTGTGGCAGCGAAGGAGATCACCCTCGCTGCCGGACTCACGGCCATTGCCGGATTGACCGGCGGGGTGGCGGTCGCGGTGGCCCTGGGGTTCCGGCTACTCACCTTCTGGTTCCAGATCCCGCTGGGTTTGGCCTCTTTCGCCTACCTGAACCACCGCCGCGCCATCTGA
- a CDS encoding SDR family NAD(P)-dependent oxidoreductase gives MKPFHPHLAVVTGAGSGIGRGTAKALAARGAEVIVADINYATAEDTAALIRSAGGSAFPYALDVADPLSLEALADHVKTAHGVPDVVVNNAGIVVGGPFFEIRPADLQRIVDVNLTAIVHGCRLFGAQMAERGTGGHLVNISSVAAFAPMRMGTPYCFTAAGVKHLSETLRVEMAPLGIGVTVVCPGLIATNLAATATLATLSTEQVAITRQIVVKGMTLLGMHPDKAGRKIVEAAAADRAMLPLRAESRLIYYFTRAFPNFTRALMRVGSGPEVERAVRFVIDHPGFVGVAREAAELMPQRPGLQTYWEPPEYDDPPPPPIPIRR, from the coding sequence ATGAAACCCTTCCACCCGCACCTTGCCGTGGTGACCGGGGCGGGCAGTGGCATCGGCCGCGGCACCGCCAAGGCCCTCGCGGCCCGGGGGGCAGAGGTCATTGTCGCGGACATCAACTACGCGACCGCTGAAGATACTGCGGCACTGATCCGTTCGGCGGGCGGTTCGGCTTTTCCGTATGCCCTCGATGTGGCCGATCCGCTCTCGCTCGAAGCCCTGGCGGACCATGTGAAGACCGCGCACGGTGTACCCGATGTGGTGGTCAATAATGCCGGAATCGTCGTCGGCGGGCCATTTTTCGAGATTCGGCCCGCCGATCTGCAGCGCATTGTCGATGTGAATCTCACCGCGATCGTGCACGGGTGCCGGCTGTTCGGCGCACAGATGGCCGAGCGCGGCACCGGCGGGCACCTGGTGAACATCTCCTCCGTCGCGGCCTTCGCGCCCATGCGGATGGGCACCCCCTACTGCTTCACCGCGGCCGGGGTGAAGCACCTCAGCGAGACGCTGCGCGTCGAAATGGCCCCGCTGGGCATCGGTGTCACCGTGGTGTGCCCGGGCCTGATCGCCACCAATCTGGCCGCGACCGCCACGTTGGCCACCCTCAGCACCGAGCAGGTCGCCATCACCCGGCAGATCGTGGTGAAGGGGATGACGCTGCTGGGCATGCATCCGGACAAGGCCGGCCGCAAGATCGTCGAGGCGGCCGCCGCCGATCGGGCCATGCTGCCGCTGCGCGCGGAATCGCGGCTGATCTACTACTTCACCCGCGCCTTCCCCAATTTCACCCGCGCCCTCATGCGCGTCGGCAGCGGGCCCGAGGTGGAGCGGGCGGTCCGCTTCGTCATCGATCATCCGGGCTTCGTCGGGGTGGCCCGGGAGGCCGCGGAGCTCATGCCGCA
- a CDS encoding oxidoreductase, whose amino-acid sequence MANVFSAGTTTASLPLIARRWTIDDIPDQTGKTAVVTGANSGLGLRTAEALAAKGAHVLMACRNELKAAAALESVAAAATGPKPEVLPLDLADLTSVRRAADHLDVRGNAIDVLVNNAGVMALPRTVRTAEGFDAQFGTNHLGHYAFTGLLLPALLRAPDPRVVTVSSIAAWGGVINWPDPNWRVLYVRWLAYSQSKLANLLFTAELNRRAREHGTALTAVSAHPGLSATHLYDSGAEKGVGGRLAALQQRALVGLAQSDRMGALPQLYAATMPGLPGNSYLGPAFETFGYPRRTLRNPLAYSRTQARALWRLSESLTDVHYPWPR is encoded by the coding sequence ATGGCCAATGTGTTCTCGGCCGGGACGACTACGGCGAGCCTTCCGCTCATCGCACGACGCTGGACCATCGACGACATTCCCGACCAGACCGGTAAGACCGCGGTGGTCACCGGCGCGAACAGCGGTCTGGGTCTGCGCACCGCGGAAGCCTTGGCCGCCAAGGGCGCTCACGTGCTCATGGCATGCCGCAATGAACTCAAGGCCGCCGCCGCGCTGGAGTCGGTGGCCGCCGCCGCGACCGGTCCCAAACCCGAGGTGCTGCCGCTGGATCTGGCCGATCTGACCTCCGTGCGCCGCGCCGCCGATCACCTCGATGTGCGCGGCAATGCCATCGACGTGCTGGTCAACAATGCGGGCGTAATGGCGCTGCCGCGCACGGTGCGGACCGCGGAGGGGTTCGACGCGCAATTCGGCACCAACCATCTGGGTCACTATGCGTTCACGGGTCTATTGCTGCCCGCCCTGCTGCGTGCACCCGATCCGCGGGTTGTCACCGTCTCCTCGATCGCGGCATGGGGTGGGGTCATCAACTGGCCCGATCCGAACTGGCGCGTGCTCTACGTTCGCTGGCTCGCCTACAGTCAGTCCAAACTCGCGAATCTGCTCTTCACCGCGGAGCTGAATCGCCGTGCGCGCGAACACGGTACGGCTCTCACCGCGGTATCCGCGCACCCCGGCCTCTCCGCCACCCACCTCTACGATTCCGGCGCCGAGAAGGGGGTCGGCGGCCGTCTGGCCGCCCTGCAGCAGCGGGCCCTGGTCGGTCTCGCGCAATCGGATCGCATGGGCGCGCTGCCCCAGCTCTATGCCGCCACCATGCCGGGCCTCCCCGGCAACTCCTACCTCGGCCCGGCCTTCGAGACGTTCGGCTATCCCCGCCGCACGCTCCGAAATCCACTGGCCTACAGCCGAACTCAAGCGCGAGCGCTCTGGCGACTGAGCGAATCCCTCACGGATGTCCACTACCCCTGGCCCCGCTGA
- a CDS encoding VC0807 family protein produces MNDIAVGQHIMTTDEAAGPQTRPLPAPPGDQGPTERQKSAAARKALARNLILELGLPIGGYYGLHAAGFSQWVSVLGAGLLVTPAIGYTLITQRKVDVTVVFSLGFVVLGALMSLVTGDPRVLLVRDSWLFGALGLWVLGSLFTGKPFMLVAARAVVTAKIGAAGAREWEDRWHTEADFRRHIRVLTAVWGAGFALDAVVRVVLAYTLPIDAVPLVTGLQWVVVLGALFGFHYWYVTKNGLKV; encoded by the coding sequence ATGAACGACATCGCAGTGGGGCAGCACATCATGACGACGGACGAAGCAGCCGGCCCGCAGACCCGACCCCTCCCGGCTCCGCCCGGCGATCAGGGGCCGACCGAGCGGCAGAAGTCCGCGGCGGCTCGAAAGGCCCTGGCCCGCAATCTCATTCTCGAGCTGGGTCTCCCGATCGGCGGCTACTACGGTCTGCACGCCGCCGGATTCAGTCAGTGGGTATCGGTGCTGGGCGCGGGTCTGCTGGTCACCCCGGCGATCGGCTACACCTTGATCACACAGCGCAAAGTCGATGTGACGGTGGTCTTTTCGCTGGGCTTCGTGGTGCTGGGCGCACTGATGTCACTGGTCACCGGTGACCCCAGAGTGCTGCTGGTCCGCGACAGCTGGTTGTTCGGTGCGCTGGGCCTGTGGGTGCTCGGCTCGCTGTTCACCGGCAAACCGTTCATGCTCGTCGCGGCCCGTGCGGTCGTGACCGCGAAAATCGGTGCGGCCGGAGCCCGGGAGTGGGAGGACCGCTGGCACACCGAGGCCGACTTCCGCAGGCACATCCGGGTTCTCACCGCGGTATGGGGTGCGGGTTTCGCCCTCGACGCCGTGGTGCGGGTCGTGCTGGCCTATACGCTTCCGATCGATGCGGTGCCGCTGGTGACCGGTCTGCAATGGGTGGTCGTACTCGGCGCGCTGTTCGGCTTCCACTACTGGTACGTCACCAAGAATGGCCTCAAGGTGTAG
- a CDS encoding SDR family NAD(P)-dependent oxidoreductase translates to MAGFENEVVVITGAGGGIGRAVAQRFARKKAIVIAADLDKARAVHTVESIEAFGGVATPYAVDVSDGVAMESFAEDIHTEFGTPRVLVNNAGYSTAGPFLEHTLEDWERLLGVNVWGLIYGCTHFGRQMIESGRGGRIINVTSVAAFTPIPLSTPYCASRAAAQMLTEGLRLEFAGTGVGVTAVCPALVHTGIYEDGEADADAAADAAHTLGVAALAERFVAHGPESIARTIVRVAARNPAVVPTPIEARALYLATRVSPGGARLAARVLRPDRLTGLRARVTRPSVLTRVDDYLARKLEGPDRR, encoded by the coding sequence ATGGCAGGCTTCGAGAACGAAGTTGTCGTCATCACCGGTGCCGGTGGCGGTATCGGCCGCGCGGTGGCGCAACGCTTCGCGCGTAAGAAAGCCATCGTCATCGCCGCCGATCTCGATAAGGCGCGGGCCGTGCACACGGTGGAATCCATCGAAGCATTCGGCGGTGTCGCCACACCCTATGCCGTGGACGTGTCCGATGGAGTGGCTATGGAATCATTCGCCGAGGACATTCACACGGAATTCGGGACGCCGAGGGTATTGGTCAATAATGCCGGATACAGCACGGCCGGTCCGTTTCTGGAGCACACGCTGGAGGATTGGGAGCGGCTACTCGGCGTCAATGTGTGGGGATTGATATACGGCTGCACCCATTTCGGACGGCAGATGATCGAATCCGGGCGCGGTGGGCGCATTATCAATGTCACCTCGGTGGCGGCCTTCACGCCGATTCCACTGAGCACCCCGTACTGCGCGAGCCGGGCGGCGGCGCAAATGCTCACCGAGGGATTGCGATTGGAGTTCGCCGGCACCGGTGTGGGTGTGACGGCGGTCTGCCCGGCCCTGGTGCACACCGGAATCTACGAGGACGGCGAGGCCGATGCGGACGCGGCGGCGGACGCGGCGCACACCCTCGGCGTGGCCGCGCTGGCCGAGCGATTTGTCGCGCACGGCCCGGAGAGCATCGCGCGCACCATCGTCCGGGTGGCGGCCCGCAATCCCGCCGTGGTGCCGACGCCGATCGAGGCGCGGGCGCTGTACCTGGCCACTCGGGTCTCACCCGGCGGCGCGCGTCTGGCCGCGCGAGTTCTGCGCCCGGACAGGCTGACCGGATTGCGCGCACGTGTGACCCGGCCGTCGGTGCTGACACGGGTCGACGATTATCTGGCGCGGAAGCTGGAGGGTCCGGACCGCCGATAG
- a CDS encoding TetR/AcrR family transcriptional regulator gives MQARNSSAKQEGRTFIESARRAQIVDAAVEVIAEQGYANASFAKIAKQAGLSSTGMISYHFKGKDDLIREVIAEFLRLSGEYLTGKMDAENTLAGRLRAFIVARIAMLDEFPKHFVAAGEIINAVRIEDPDLRGLTPVWAATAAMQEQRFREGQQAGEFRDFDPKVMVLALHGAINEATVRASVDPDFDTAACGRELADLFEAATRKAS, from the coding sequence ATGCAAGCAAGAAATAGTTCGGCCAAGCAGGAAGGCCGGACGTTCATCGAATCCGCTCGCCGCGCGCAGATCGTCGATGCCGCGGTCGAGGTCATCGCCGAACAGGGTTATGCCAATGCCTCGTTCGCGAAGATCGCCAAGCAGGCCGGACTGAGCAGCACCGGAATGATCTCCTACCATTTCAAGGGTAAGGACGATCTGATCCGCGAGGTCATCGCCGAATTCCTGCGCCTGTCCGGGGAGTATCTGACCGGCAAGATGGATGCCGAGAACACGCTGGCTGGCCGGCTGCGGGCATTCATCGTCGCCCGCATCGCCATGCTCGACGAGTTCCCGAAGCATTTCGTCGCGGCGGGGGAGATCATCAATGCGGTCCGCATCGAGGACCCCGACCTGCGCGGCCTGACGCCCGTCTGGGCCGCCACCGCCGCCATGCAGGAGCAGCGCTTCCGAGAAGGCCAGCAGGCCGGGGAGTTTCGCGACTTCGACCCCAAGGTGATGGTGCTCGCGCTGCACGGCGCCATCAATGAGGCGACGGTGCGGGCGAGTGTCGATCCCGACTTCGACACCGCGGCCTGCGGGCGGGAGCTCGCCGATCTCTTCGAGGCAGCGACAAGGAAAGCATCATGA